From one Streptomyces chromofuscus genomic stretch:
- a CDS encoding TetR/AcrR family transcriptional regulator, protein MAVDREHVLRTAAALLTRKSTATMDEVAKAAGISRATLHRHFAGRDALVRALEALGIAECEAALEAARLDEGGASDAVRRLVREIEPAAGLLSFLYTENQLFEGEEQNEGWARLDARIAALFRRGQASGEFRIDLTPAWLTEALYGLMASGAWAVQEGRVAANDFTHMIVELLLGGATRREES, encoded by the coding sequence ATGGCCGTCGATCGTGAACACGTCCTGCGCACCGCCGCAGCCCTGCTGACCCGCAAATCCACCGCGACCATGGACGAGGTCGCCAAGGCCGCCGGGATCAGCCGGGCCACGCTGCACCGCCACTTCGCCGGGCGCGACGCGCTGGTCCGGGCACTGGAGGCGCTCGGTATCGCCGAGTGCGAGGCCGCGCTCGAGGCGGCCCGCCTGGACGAGGGCGGCGCGAGTGACGCCGTACGGCGCCTGGTGCGCGAGATCGAGCCCGCCGCCGGACTCCTCTCCTTCCTCTACACCGAGAACCAGCTGTTCGAGGGTGAGGAGCAGAACGAGGGCTGGGCCCGGCTCGACGCCCGGATCGCCGCCCTGTTCCGGCGCGGCCAGGCGAGTGGCGAGTTCCGCATCGACCTGACCCCGGCATGGCTGACCGAGGCGCTGTACGGCCTGATGGCCTCCGGTGCCTGGGCCGTGCAGGAGGGCCGGGTGGCCGCCAACGACTTCACCCACATGATCGTCGAGCTGTTGCTCGGCGGCGCGACTCGGAGAGAGGAATCATGA
- a CDS encoding aldo/keto reductase — MPFARLATATTPTCHIGLGLAAVGRPGYINLGREHDLGEDRSVEALRTRSHALLDAAYAQGVRYVDVARSYGRSEEFLADWLNAHPEIDDIVVGSKWGYTYTAGWSTDAERHEVKDHGLATFERQRAESAGLLGDRLDLYQIHSITPDSPALGDKKLHAALAEAAAQGLTIGFSTSGPAQADAIRAALEVTVEGRPLFRTVQSTYNALETSAAPALAEAHDAGLTVIVKEAMANGRLAEPYAPDALRAVAAETSLGCDAVALALVLREPWAGVVLSGAATTVQLASNLHAAVVDLDDDQLARLAGLVEEPRAYWERRGQLPWH; from the coding sequence ATGCCCTTCGCCCGACTCGCGACAGCGACGACCCCGACCTGCCACATCGGACTCGGCCTCGCCGCCGTCGGCCGCCCCGGCTACATCAACCTCGGCCGGGAGCACGACCTCGGTGAGGACCGCAGCGTCGAGGCCCTGCGCACCCGCAGCCACGCGCTCCTCGACGCCGCCTACGCCCAGGGCGTGCGCTACGTCGACGTCGCCCGCTCCTACGGCCGCTCCGAGGAGTTCCTCGCCGACTGGCTGAACGCGCATCCCGAGATCGACGACATCGTCGTCGGCAGCAAGTGGGGCTACACCTACACCGCCGGCTGGTCCACCGACGCCGAGCGGCACGAGGTCAAGGACCACGGCCTCGCCACCTTCGAACGGCAGCGCGCCGAGAGCGCCGGGCTGCTCGGCGACCGGCTCGACCTGTACCAGATCCACTCAATCACCCCCGACAGCCCTGCCCTCGGCGACAAGAAGCTGCACGCCGCGCTCGCCGAGGCCGCCGCCCAGGGCCTGACGATCGGCTTCTCCACGAGCGGCCCCGCCCAGGCCGACGCGATCAGGGCGGCCCTGGAGGTGACGGTGGAGGGCCGGCCCCTCTTCCGTACCGTCCAGTCCACCTACAACGCCCTGGAGACCTCGGCCGCGCCCGCCCTCGCCGAGGCCCACGACGCCGGGCTCACGGTCATCGTCAAGGAGGCGATGGCCAACGGGCGGCTCGCCGAGCCGTACGCCCCGGACGCGCTGAGGGCCGTGGCCGCGGAGACGTCGCTGGGCTGCGACGCCGTGGCCCTCGCCCTGGTCCTGCGCGAGCCGTGGGCGGGCGTGGTCCTGTCCGGCGCCGCGACCACCGTCCAGCTCGCCTCCAACCTGCACGCCGCCGTCGTGGACCTGGACGACGACCAGCTGGCGCGGCTCGCCGGGCTCGTCGAGGAGCCGAGGGCGTACTGGGAGCGGCGCGGGCAGCTGCCCTGGCACTGA
- the argH gene encoding argininosuccinate lyase produces MSSNSGDVRLWGGRFADGPAEALAKLSASVHFDWRLAPYDIAGSRAHARVLHAAGLLTEDELRRMIAGLDQLEADVAAGDFMGTIADEDVHTALERGLLERLGPDLGGKLRAGRSRNDQVATLFRMYLRDHARVIGGLIADLQDALVGLAEAHPDVAMPGRTHLQHAQPVLFAHHVLAHVQSLSRDAERLRQWDERTAVSPYGSGALAGSSLGLDPEAVARDLGFEHGSAANSIDGTASRDFVAEFAFITAMIGVNLSRIAEEVIIWNTKEFSFVTLHDAFSTGSSIMPQKKNPDIAELARGKSGRLIGNLTGLMATLKALPLAYNRDLQEDKEPVFDSIDQLEVLLPAFTGMMATLTVHRERMEELAPAGFSLATDIAEWLVKQGVPFRVAHEVAGECVKVAEAEGKELDELTDEQFAKISAHLTPQVRTVLNVPGALASRNGRGGTAPSAVAVQLAELKQDVATQHEWANKKR; encoded by the coding sequence GTGAGCAGCAACAGCGGTGACGTACGGCTCTGGGGCGGCCGTTTCGCCGACGGTCCCGCCGAGGCCCTGGCGAAGCTGTCCGCGTCCGTCCACTTCGACTGGCGGCTCGCGCCGTACGACATCGCCGGTTCCCGCGCGCACGCGCGCGTGCTGCACGCGGCGGGCCTGCTCACGGAGGACGAGCTGCGCCGGATGATCGCCGGACTCGACCAGCTCGAGGCGGACGTGGCGGCGGGCGACTTCATGGGCACCATCGCCGACGAGGACGTGCACACCGCCTTGGAGCGCGGCCTGCTGGAGCGGCTCGGTCCCGACCTGGGCGGCAAGCTGCGGGCGGGACGGTCGAGGAACGACCAGGTCGCCACCCTCTTCCGCATGTACCTGCGGGACCACGCCCGCGTCATCGGCGGCCTGATCGCCGACCTCCAGGACGCCCTGGTGGGCCTCGCCGAGGCCCACCCGGACGTCGCGATGCCCGGCCGCACCCACCTCCAGCACGCCCAGCCGGTGCTCTTCGCCCACCACGTCCTCGCGCACGTGCAGTCCCTGTCCCGGGACGCCGAGCGCCTGCGCCAGTGGGACGAGCGGACGGCCGTGTCGCCGTACGGCTCCGGCGCCCTCGCGGGCAGCAGCCTCGGCCTGGACCCGGAGGCGGTCGCGCGGGACCTCGGCTTCGAGCACGGCAGCGCCGCCAACTCCATCGACGGCACGGCCTCCCGCGACTTCGTCGCCGAGTTCGCCTTCATCACCGCGATGATCGGGGTGAACCTCTCCCGGATCGCCGAGGAGGTCATCATCTGGAACACGAAGGAGTTCTCCTTCGTGACCCTGCACGACGCCTTCTCCACCGGCTCGTCGATCATGCCGCAGAAGAAGAACCCGGACATCGCGGAGCTGGCGCGCGGCAAGTCCGGCCGCCTGATCGGCAACCTCACCGGCCTGATGGCCACCCTCAAGGCCCTCCCGCTCGCGTACAACCGCGACCTGCAGGAGGACAAGGAGCCGGTCTTCGACTCCATCGACCAGCTGGAGGTCCTGCTCCCCGCCTTCACCGGCATGATGGCGACCCTCACCGTCCACCGCGAGCGCATGGAAGAGCTGGCCCCGGCCGGGTTCTCGCTCGCCACGGACATCGCGGAGTGGCTGGTCAAGCAGGGCGTGCCGTTCCGGGTCGCGCACGAGGTCGCCGGCGAGTGCGTGAAGGTCGCCGAGGCCGAGGGCAAGGAGCTGGACGAGCTGACCGACGAGCAGTTCGCGAAGATCTCCGCCCACCTGACACCGCAGGTGCGGACGGTCCTGAACGTCCCCGGCGCCCTCGCCTCCCGCAACGGCCGAGGCGGTACGGCACCGAGCGCGGTCGCCGTCCAACTGGCAGAGCTGAAGCAGGACGTCGCGACCCAGCACGAGTGGGCCAATAAGAAGCGGTAA
- a CDS encoding argininosuccinate synthase: MTERVVLAYSGGLDTSVAIGWIAEETGAEVIAVAVDVGQGGEDLDVIRKRALACGAVEAEVADAKDEFAEEYCLPAIKANALYMDRYPLVSALSRPTIVKHLVAAAKKHGATTVAHGCTGKGNDQVRFEAGIVALAPDLKCIAPVRDYAMTRDKAIAFCEEKNLPIATTKKSPYSIDQNVFGRAVETGFLEDIWNAPIEDIYEYTQNPATPRDADEVIITFKEGVPVAVDGKPVTVLQAIQQLNERAGAQGIGRIDMVEDRLVGIKSREVYEAPGAIALITAHQELENVTVERELARYKRQVEQRWGELVYDGLWFSPLKRALDGFINEANQHVSGDIRLTLHGGRAVVTGRRSEASLYDFNLATYDTGDTFDQSAAKGFIDIYSLSSKIAAKRDLA; this comes from the coding sequence GTGACCGAGCGCGTCGTACTCGCCTACTCCGGCGGTCTGGACACCTCCGTCGCCATCGGCTGGATCGCCGAGGAGACCGGCGCCGAGGTCATCGCCGTCGCCGTGGACGTCGGCCAGGGCGGCGAGGACCTGGACGTCATCCGCAAGCGCGCGCTCGCCTGCGGTGCCGTCGAGGCCGAGGTCGCGGACGCCAAGGACGAGTTCGCCGAGGAGTACTGCCTCCCGGCGATCAAGGCCAACGCCCTCTACATGGACCGCTACCCGCTGGTCTCCGCCCTCTCCCGCCCGACGATCGTCAAGCACCTCGTCGCCGCCGCCAAGAAGCACGGCGCCACCACGGTCGCCCACGGCTGCACCGGCAAGGGCAACGACCAGGTCCGCTTCGAGGCCGGCATCGTCGCCCTCGCGCCCGACCTGAAGTGCATCGCCCCGGTCCGCGACTACGCGATGACCCGCGACAAGGCCATCGCGTTCTGCGAGGAGAAGAACCTCCCGATCGCCACCACCAAGAAGTCCCCGTACTCCATCGACCAGAACGTCTTCGGGCGCGCCGTCGAGACGGGCTTCCTGGAGGACATCTGGAACGCCCCGATCGAGGACATCTACGAGTACACCCAGAACCCGGCGACCCCGCGCGACGCCGACGAGGTGATCATCACCTTCAAGGAGGGTGTCCCGGTCGCCGTCGACGGCAAGCCCGTCACCGTGCTCCAGGCGATCCAGCAGCTCAACGAGCGCGCCGGCGCCCAGGGCATCGGCCGGATCGACATGGTCGAGGACCGTCTCGTCGGCATCAAGTCCCGCGAGGTGTACGAGGCTCCTGGCGCGATCGCCCTGATCACCGCCCACCAGGAGCTGGAGAACGTCACCGTCGAGCGCGAGCTGGCCCGCTACAAGCGGCAGGTCGAGCAGCGCTGGGGCGAGCTGGTCTACGACGGCCTGTGGTTCTCCCCGCTCAAGCGCGCCCTGGACGGCTTCATCAACGAGGCCAACCAGCACGTCTCCGGCGACATCCGGCTGACCCTGCACGGCGGTCGCGCGGTGGTCACCGGCCGGCGCTCCGAGGCCTCGCTGTACGACTTCAACCTCGCGACCTACGACACGGGCGACACGTTCGACCAGTCCGCGGCGAAGGGCTTCATCGACATCTACAGCCTGTCGTCGAAGATCGCGGCCAAGCGCGACCTCGCGTAG
- a CDS encoding pyridoxamine 5'-phosphate oxidase family protein, translated as MGKTYERIDGRLRSFIEEQPLFFTATAPLSGDGTVNLSPKGLKGSFVVLDELTVAYLDFAGSNAETVAHLRENGRITLMWCAFQGPPNIVRVHGRGEPVFRDDPRFGELLTHFPDIDPGEHGLRAIVVVTAELVRDSCGFAVPLMTYDGDRELHARRFAREDSASLSTYFAGKDHIATSLDGLPGVPLPLPPVTHDGRPV; from the coding sequence ATGGGAAAGACCTATGAGCGCATAGACGGCAGACTCCGTTCGTTCATCGAGGAGCAGCCCCTCTTCTTCACCGCGACCGCCCCGCTGTCCGGCGACGGCACGGTCAACCTCTCCCCCAAGGGCCTCAAGGGCTCGTTCGTGGTGCTCGACGAACTCACCGTCGCCTATCTCGACTTCGCCGGCTCCAACGCCGAGACGGTCGCGCATCTGCGGGAGAACGGACGCATCACCCTCATGTGGTGCGCCTTCCAGGGCCCGCCGAACATCGTCCGGGTGCACGGACGCGGGGAGCCGGTGTTCCGTGACGATCCGCGCTTCGGGGAGCTGCTCACGCACTTCCCCGACATCGACCCGGGCGAGCACGGGCTGCGCGCCATCGTCGTCGTGACGGCCGAACTCGTTCGCGACAGCTGCGGGTTCGCGGTGCCGCTGATGACGTACGACGGTGATCGCGAGCTGCATGCCCGGCGCTTCGCGCGCGAGGACAGCGCGTCGCTGAGCACGTACTTCGCGGGCAAGGACCACATCGCCACGAGCCTGGACGGGCTGCCCGGAGTGCCGCTGCCGCTGCCGCCCGTCACCCATGACGGACGCCCGGTCTGA
- a CDS encoding L,D-transpeptidase family protein, whose protein sequence is MRLAVTAAVSVLVCATLLGAAPAEGDALPDRMADTGPGSQLITAVAPSASSTTGTVTWWDRRDGRWVEAGSAPARFGANGLVEGAARTQGTDTTPTGLFTLPYAFGIEAAPAGTTYKYRPVHESSWWCQDNDSRAYNRWTEPRPADCRAQEAEHLMSYGPLYAHALVIGFNYHTPVRGRGAGIFLHVRGEGPTAGCVSVPKDAMRRILLWAKARGRPHIAVGTESGPTAITRY, encoded by the coding sequence ATGCGCCTCGCCGTCACCGCCGCCGTGTCCGTCCTCGTCTGCGCCACCCTCCTCGGCGCCGCCCCCGCCGAGGGGGATGCGCTGCCCGACCGCATGGCCGACACCGGCCCCGGCAGTCAGCTGATCACCGCCGTGGCGCCCTCGGCGTCCTCGACGACGGGAACGGTGACGTGGTGGGACCGGCGGGACGGACGCTGGGTCGAGGCCGGTTCGGCGCCGGCCCGGTTCGGGGCGAACGGGCTCGTCGAGGGCGCTGCCCGTACGCAGGGCACTGACACCACGCCGACGGGGCTGTTCACGCTGCCGTACGCCTTCGGCATCGAGGCGGCGCCGGCCGGGACGACGTACAAGTACCGGCCCGTGCACGAGAGTTCCTGGTGGTGCCAGGACAACGACTCGCGCGCCTACAACCGCTGGACCGAGCCCCGACCCGCCGACTGCCGGGCACAGGAGGCCGAACACCTGATGTCCTACGGGCCGCTCTACGCCCATGCGCTGGTCATCGGCTTCAACTACCACACGCCGGTACGCGGGCGCGGAGCCGGCATCTTCCTGCATGTCAGGGGCGAAGGCCCGACGGCGGGTTGCGTGTCGGTGCCAAAGGACGCGATGCGCCGGATCCTGCTGTGGGCGAAGGCCCGGGGCAGGCCGCACATCGCGGTGGGAACGGAGAGCGGACCCACCGCGATCACCCGGTACTGA
- a CDS encoding ferredoxin reductase family protein — MTTTLAGGRAARRQTMRRIRPRRSPAVPLLLAVWAGAAAVLGLWWQNTPSVADTTGRILNAGRITGLLAGYLMALVVLQMARVPALERRVGSDRVARWHAMTGRYTLCLVLAHVFLTMWGYALQAGKTLGDVVQQTVDSVNQLPDMGKAAIGTGLLVLIGLVSIGPVRRRMPYDTWYHVHLMTYTAVYLTFWHQISSGNDFAVEPAAKTFWYGLYGTVTALVVWFRIITPVRLNLRHRMRVEAVVEETPGIVSVLIGGRKLHRMGAEAGQFFRWRFLAPGMRFSSHPYSLSAAPRPGMLRITVKAIGDHSARLRELEPGTRVWAEGPYGALTAQRRSRGKVLLVAGGVGITPMRALFETLPGAAGDITLLYRANSTQDLALWGELAKIADERGARLMYAVNSPDGERPDISAESLERKIPDIDRHDVFLCGPPGFAQSVYEALRGAGVPARRIHHESFEM; from the coding sequence GTGACCACCACGCTCGCAGGCGGCCGTGCCGCCCGGCGGCAGACCATGCGCCGTATCCGCCCGCGCCGCTCCCCCGCCGTCCCGCTGCTGCTCGCCGTGTGGGCCGGAGCGGCCGCGGTGCTGGGGCTGTGGTGGCAGAACACCCCCTCCGTCGCCGACACCACCGGACGCATCCTCAACGCGGGCCGGATCACCGGGCTGCTCGCCGGGTACCTGATGGCGCTGGTGGTGCTCCAGATGGCCCGGGTGCCCGCGCTGGAGCGGCGGGTGGGCTCCGACCGGGTGGCGCGCTGGCACGCGATGACCGGCCGCTACACCCTCTGTCTGGTCCTCGCGCACGTCTTCCTCACCATGTGGGGCTACGCGTTGCAGGCCGGCAAGACCCTCGGCGACGTCGTGCAGCAGACCGTCGACTCCGTCAACCAGCTGCCCGACATGGGCAAGGCCGCGATCGGCACCGGCCTGCTGGTGCTCATCGGCCTCGTCTCGATCGGCCCGGTCCGCCGCAGGATGCCGTACGACACCTGGTACCACGTCCATCTGATGACGTACACCGCGGTGTACCTGACGTTCTGGCACCAGATCAGCAGTGGCAACGACTTCGCCGTCGAGCCCGCCGCCAAGACGTTCTGGTACGGGCTGTACGGGACCGTCACCGCGCTGGTGGTGTGGTTCCGGATCATCACGCCGGTCAGGCTGAACCTGAGGCACCGGATGCGGGTCGAGGCGGTCGTCGAGGAGACGCCCGGGATCGTGTCGGTGCTGATCGGCGGGCGGAAGCTGCACCGGATGGGCGCGGAGGCGGGGCAGTTCTTCCGGTGGCGGTTCCTGGCGCCGGGGATGCGGTTCAGCTCCCACCCGTACTCGCTGTCGGCGGCACCCCGCCCCGGCATGCTGCGGATCACCGTGAAGGCGATCGGCGACCACAGTGCCCGGCTGCGCGAGCTGGAACCCGGCACCCGGGTGTGGGCCGAGGGGCCGTACGGCGCGCTGACCGCCCAGCGGCGCAGCCGCGGCAAGGTGCTGCTGGTGGCGGGCGGCGTCGGGATCACGCCGATGCGGGCCCTGTTCGAGACGCTTCCCGGCGCGGCCGGTGACATCACCCTCCTCTACCGGGCCAACAGCACCCAGGATCTGGCCCTGTGGGGCGAGCTGGCGAAGATCGCCGACGAGCGGGGCGCCCGGCTGATGTACGCGGTCAACAGCCCGGACGGGGAGCGCCCGGACATCTCCGCCGAGTCGCTGGAGCGGAAGATCCCGGACATCGACCGCCACGACGTGTTCCTGTGCGGGCCGCCCGGCTTCGCCCAGTCCGTCTACGAGGCACTGCGCGGCGCGGGGGTCCCCGCCCGCCGTATCCATCACGAGTCGTTCGAGATGTGA
- a CDS encoding FMN-binding protein, whose amino-acid sequence MKKSHPVRRAVLATAATVSGIVLLLSLKPATDPGSAAAAGGAAPPAGAAAPQGGAQAAGTATVTGAVARTQYGPVQVRLTVSDGRITRAEAVQAPSGGRSSQVTADAVPRLNQAALAAQSARIDAVSGATYTSAGYQESLQSALDRMPAGGGSADAGAGGAQAARTVTGAVTQTQYGPVQVRITVSGGRITRAEAVQAPSGGQSSQITADAVPRLNQAAVAAGSADIDAVSGATYTSSGYRQSLQSALDQAGG is encoded by the coding sequence ATGAAGAAGAGCCACCCCGTGCGGCGTGCGGTGCTCGCCACCGCCGCCACCGTGTCCGGCATCGTGCTGCTGCTGTCGCTGAAGCCGGCGACCGACCCCGGATCCGCCGCGGCGGCGGGCGGCGCGGCACCCCCCGCGGGGGCGGCGGCGCCGCAGGGCGGAGCGCAGGCCGCGGGCACCGCGACGGTCACCGGCGCCGTCGCCAGGACGCAGTACGGTCCCGTGCAGGTCCGGCTGACCGTGAGCGACGGGAGGATCACCCGGGCGGAGGCGGTGCAGGCGCCCAGCGGGGGCCGGAGCAGCCAGGTCACCGCCGACGCCGTGCCCCGGCTCAACCAGGCGGCCCTCGCGGCGCAGAGCGCTCGGATCGACGCGGTGTCGGGGGCGACGTACACGAGCGCCGGCTACCAGGAGTCCCTCCAGTCGGCCCTGGACCGGATGCCGGCGGGCGGCGGCTCCGCCGACGCGGGCGCGGGCGGCGCCCAGGCGGCGCGCACGGTCACCGGTGCCGTGACCCAGACGCAGTACGGGCCCGTGCAGGTCCGCATCACCGTCAGCGGCGGCAGGATCACCCGGGCGGAGGCGGTGCAGGCGCCCAGCGGGGGCCAAAGCAGCCAGATCACCGCCGACGCCGTGCCCCGGCTCAACCAGGCGGCCGTCGCCGCGGGCAGCGCCGACATCGACGCCGTGTCCGGGGCCACGTACACCAGCAGCGGGTACCGGCAGTCGCTCCAGTCGGCCCTGGACCAGGCCGGTGGCTGA
- a CDS encoding FAD:protein FMN transferase, whose protein sequence is MAEPVTEPAQAPAAVRRAEEVMGTVFSFDVRGGDPTAVRAALDEAVAGLHRVDLVFSTYRQDSQISRLGRGEVGVEECDPEVAEVLELAAEAERVSEGWFSTTYEGRLDPTGIVKGWAVERAARLLAAAGASGVSVNGGGDVQLLGAPGAGRPWRVGVSDPLRPGGLAAVVSAGGVGELAVATSGTAERGAHIVDPRTGKSAVTDLLAVTVVAPRLTWADCWATAAFARGSRDGLAWLESLPDVEALLITAGDEVWCTGGLAGWLG, encoded by the coding sequence GTGGCTGAGCCGGTGACGGAGCCCGCGCAGGCTCCCGCCGCGGTACGCCGGGCGGAGGAGGTGATGGGGACCGTCTTCTCCTTCGACGTCCGCGGCGGGGATCCCACTGCCGTGCGAGCGGCACTCGACGAGGCCGTCGCCGGACTGCACCGGGTCGACCTGGTGTTCAGCACCTACCGGCAGGACAGCCAGATCTCCCGGCTGGGGCGTGGCGAGGTGGGCGTCGAGGAGTGCGACCCCGAGGTCGCCGAGGTGCTGGAGCTGGCCGCCGAGGCGGAACGGGTCAGCGAGGGGTGGTTCAGCACGACGTACGAGGGCCGGCTCGACCCGACCGGGATCGTCAAGGGCTGGGCCGTCGAACGGGCGGCGCGGCTGCTGGCGGCGGCCGGGGCGAGCGGGGTCAGCGTCAACGGCGGCGGGGACGTCCAGCTGCTCGGCGCGCCCGGGGCGGGGCGGCCCTGGCGGGTCGGCGTGTCGGACCCCCTGCGGCCGGGCGGGCTGGCGGCGGTCGTCTCCGCGGGCGGCGTCGGCGAGCTGGCCGTCGCCACCTCCGGCACGGCCGAGCGCGGCGCCCACATCGTCGATCCGCGCACCGGGAAGTCGGCGGTGACGGACCTGCTCGCGGTGACCGTCGTCGCTCCTCGCCTGACGTGGGCGGACTGCTGGGCGACAGCGGCCTTCGCGAGGGGCTCACGCGACGGACTGGCCTGGCTGGAGTCATTGCCGGACGTGGAGGCCCTGCTGATCACGGCAGGCGACGAGGTGTGGTGCACGGGCGGGCTGGCCGGGTGGCTGGGGTGA
- a CDS encoding class I SAM-dependent methyltransferase, which translates to MTAERRDAQALKALWSGVAGRNWVAAQDVLDELFRPFEPLLAEPVGLGARVLDVGCGTGATTVAAARRAGAEGDCVGVDIAEPMIEAARARAEREGVPARFVQADAATHAFAPGGFDLVVSRFGVMFFEDFTGAFTNLRRAARPGAGLRLIVWRGPEENPFMTTAERAAAPLLPDLPSRDPDAPGQFAFAREDRVRGILDASGWTDVAVEPLDVACAMPERQLERYFTLLGPVGRVLHEVDERTRAQVVETLHTAFAPYVRESEVGFTAACWLVRASA; encoded by the coding sequence ATGACTGCCGAACGCCGGGACGCGCAGGCACTCAAGGCGCTGTGGAGCGGGGTCGCGGGACGCAACTGGGTCGCGGCGCAGGATGTGCTCGACGAGCTGTTCCGGCCGTTCGAGCCGCTGCTCGCCGAGCCGGTCGGGCTCGGTGCGCGCGTCCTCGACGTCGGCTGCGGCACCGGTGCCACGACCGTCGCCGCCGCTCGGCGAGCGGGCGCGGAGGGTGACTGCGTCGGCGTCGACATCGCCGAGCCGATGATCGAGGCCGCCCGGGCGCGCGCCGAGCGGGAGGGCGTGCCGGCCCGCTTCGTCCAGGCCGACGCCGCGACCCACGCCTTCGCCCCGGGCGGCTTCGACCTGGTCGTCTCGCGGTTCGGCGTGATGTTCTTCGAGGACTTCACCGGCGCGTTCACCAACCTGCGGCGCGCCGCACGCCCCGGCGCGGGACTCCGGCTGATCGTCTGGCGCGGCCCCGAGGAAAACCCCTTCATGACGACGGCCGAGCGGGCCGCGGCGCCGCTGCTGCCGGACCTGCCGTCCCGGGACCCCGACGCGCCCGGCCAGTTCGCCTTCGCGCGGGAGGACCGGGTGCGCGGCATCCTCGACGCGAGCGGCTGGACGGACGTCGCCGTCGAGCCGCTCGACGTCGCGTGCGCCATGCCGGAGCGGCAGCTGGAGCGCTACTTCACCCTGCTCGGGCCTGTGGGCCGGGTGCTGCACGAAGTGGACGAGCGGACCCGCGCGCAGGTCGTCGAAACGCTGCACACCGCCTTCGCCCCGTACGTGCGGGAGAGCGAGGTCGGGTTCACGGCGGCGTGCTGGCTGGTCCGGGCTTCGGCGTAG
- a CDS encoding helix-turn-helix domain-containing protein has protein sequence MDDPDIAEVARRSGLPASTLRFYEEKGLIASTGRRAGRRVFDPGVTQRLALIAMGRAAGFSLDEIALMFAPDGRPRIDRGMLAAKADELDRTIRRLTALRDGLRHAADCPAPSHMECPTFRRLLRAAESGATSAAPGGLSGRSAPAAAGGRRAPGPRPDDG, from the coding sequence ATGGACGATCCGGACATCGCGGAAGTGGCGCGGCGCTCCGGCCTGCCTGCCTCCACCTTGCGCTTCTACGAGGAGAAGGGCCTGATCGCCTCGACCGGCAGACGGGCGGGCCGGCGTGTCTTCGACCCCGGTGTGACGCAGCGGCTGGCGCTGATCGCGATGGGCCGCGCTGCGGGTTTCTCGCTCGACGAGATCGCGCTGATGTTCGCGCCGGACGGCCGGCCCCGGATCGACCGGGGGATGCTGGCGGCGAAGGCGGACGAGCTGGACCGGACGATCCGCCGGCTGACCGCCCTGCGCGACGGGCTGCGGCACGCCGCGGACTGCCCCGCGCCGAGCCACATGGAGTGCCCGACCTTCCGCCGCCTGTTGCGGGCTGCGGAGTCGGGCGCGACGAGCGCGGCGCCGGGTGGGCTCAGTGGCCGTTCTGCGCCAGCCGCAGCAGGTGGTCGGCGAGCGCCTGGCCCCCGTCCGGATGACGGCTGA
- a CDS encoding arginine repressor, giving the protein MSHAQDQGQAGVNGPAVPQTRTARHRRIVDILNRQPVRSQSQLAKLLADDGLTVTQATLSRDLDELNAVKIRNNDGDLIYAVPSEGGFRTPRAPLGESAKEERMRRLSQELLISAEASANLVVLRTPPGAAQFLASAIDQAELHDILGTIAGDDTLLLISRHPDGGQALADHLLRLAQNGH; this is encoded by the coding sequence ATGAGCCACGCGCAGGACCAAGGGCAGGCGGGGGTCAACGGACCTGCCGTGCCGCAGACCCGCACCGCACGTCACCGCCGGATCGTCGACATCCTCAACCGGCAACCGGTGCGCTCCCAGAGCCAGCTGGCGAAGCTGCTCGCCGACGACGGGCTGACCGTCACCCAGGCGACGCTCTCCCGGGACCTGGACGAGCTCAACGCGGTGAAGATCCGCAACAACGACGGCGACCTCATCTACGCCGTCCCCAGCGAGGGCGGCTTCCGCACGCCGCGCGCGCCGCTGGGGGAGTCGGCGAAGGAGGAGCGGATGCGGCGCCTCTCCCAGGAGCTGTTGATCTCCGCGGAGGCCTCCGCCAACCTCGTGGTCCTGCGCACCCCGCCGGGTGCGGCCCAGTTCCTCGCCTCGGCGATCGACCAGGCCGAGCTGCACGACATCCTCGGCACCATCGCCGGGGACGACACGCTGCTGCTGATCAGCCGTCATCCGGACGGGGGCCAGGCGCTCGCCGACCACCTGCTGCGGCTGGCGCAGAACGGCCACTGA